One window of Bacteroides sp. AN502(2024) genomic DNA carries:
- a CDS encoding endonuclease/exonuclease/phosphatase family protein — protein MKNMISYICLLATVFANLSCADDMDNSNFDDMIPYGKQEVSYTYPKEEGNLRVLTFNIKHCAGNDGVINYDRTAAVINGMEPDVVCLQEVDYMTTRSNKVDQLKTLADKTGMNHYFSKSITFQGGEYGNGLLFKGTPISTRTFPLPGAELRSAAIAEFENYVVISTHLALEENNRVESAKLLTQLAKEYKKVVYMAGDFNEDLMDGAFFTELKKEWNVVSSTENTFPTGKSTKRIDFVVVLKSPATSVVKSNVVYNLDGVNVSMASDHYPLYCDFRKVTVLEEFPKAAGDLRIANYFTKNCAGTDGVIDYDRIATVINKMNSDIICLQGLDKETERSSGIDQLNVLAQKTNMHDYFAKAIDYKGGEFGVGILTKDEPVSVDRYQMAGKKEMRAAMVVEYEKFVVASTNFDTDMAKRIEALQTLHTKLSVYNKPAFLVGYFNEGNLESDFFKKVKEDWNLLSADKSTENGGKQRRLDFIVSLKEHGVTVTQADVMEYLTGADIATASSHYPLFCDFSGLK, from the coding sequence ATGAAAAATATGATCTCTTATATATGTCTTTTGGCAACCGTGTTTGCCAATTTGTCCTGTGCCGATGACATGGATAACTCTAACTTTGATGATATGATACCTTACGGTAAGCAGGAAGTTTCCTATACTTACCCGAAAGAAGAGGGAAATCTCAGAGTGTTGACCTTTAATATAAAGCATTGTGCCGGCAACGATGGCGTGATTAATTATGATAGGACAGCCGCCGTTATCAACGGAATGGAACCTGATGTTGTTTGCCTGCAGGAAGTGGATTATATGACTACCCGTAGTAATAAAGTCGACCAGTTGAAAACCTTAGCCGATAAAACAGGTATGAATCACTATTTTAGTAAGTCAATCACTTTCCAAGGAGGTGAATACGGCAATGGCCTTTTGTTCAAAGGAACGCCGATTAGTACGCGGACTTTCCCGCTTCCCGGTGCCGAACTTCGTTCCGCTGCCATAGCCGAATTTGAAAACTATGTAGTCATATCCACACACTTGGCTTTGGAAGAGAATAATAGAGTTGAGTCTGCGAAGTTATTGACACAGCTTGCCAAAGAATACAAGAAGGTAGTGTATATGGCAGGTGACTTTAATGAAGACTTGATGGACGGGGCATTCTTTACGGAGTTGAAAAAGGAATGGAATGTAGTCAGTTCTACGGAAAATACTTTTCCTACGGGGAAATCGACTAAACGCATTGACTTTGTCGTGGTATTGAAGAGTCCTGCAACGAGTGTGGTAAAATCGAATGTCGTGTATAATTTGGACGGTGTCAATGTCTCGATGGCTTCCGATCATTATCCTCTTTATTGCGATTTCCGCAAGGTGACGGTACTCGAAGAATTTCCGAAAGCTGCGGGCGATCTGCGCATTGCTAATTACTTCACGAAAAACTGTGCCGGAACGGACGGAGTTATTGACTATGACCGCATCGCTACTGTTATTAATAAAATGAATTCCGATATTATCTGCTTGCAGGGACTGGATAAGGAGACGGAGCGTTCAAGCGGTATAGACCAGTTGAACGTACTGGCACAGAAAACGAATATGCATGATTACTTTGCCAAAGCCATTGATTATAAAGGGGGTGAATTCGGGGTTGGTATACTGACCAAAGATGAACCTGTAAGTGTAGACAGATATCAAATGGCAGGAAAGAAGGAGATGCGTGCAGCCATGGTAGTGGAATATGAGAAATTTGTGGTAGCCAGTACGAATTTTGATACGGACATGGCTAAACGTATCGAGGCGCTTCAGACATTGCATACGAAGTTGTCCGTTTATAACAAGCCGGCATTCTTGGTTGGCTATTTCAATGAGGGCAATTTGGAAAGCGACTTCTTCAAAAAAGTAAAGGAAGATTGGAATCTTCTTAGTGCGGACAAGTCGACTGAAAACGGTGGAAAACAGCGTCGTCTGGACTTTATCGTATCTTTGAAGGAACATGGTGTTACTGTGACGCAAGCCGACGTGATGGAATATTTGACCGGAGCCGACATCGCGACAGCCTCTTCGCACTATCCTCTCTTTTGTGATTTCTCTGGTTTAAAATAG